From one Aeropyrum camini SY1 = JCM 12091 genomic stretch:
- a CDS encoding DNA-directed RNA polymerase subunit D, which yields MATSQERSVDVVELDGLRIRLRIKGYPVVLVNAVRRTVLSDVPTMAVDYAYIFDNTTAVYDEMVAHRLGLVVLDSNEAVEKYKRPEECAGKEPSEEDCFVEVSLEAEVEAEGETGRYITAGDLSISDPQVKPVYPDTPLIYVAPGQRIHVQAFARLGRGREHTKWSPASLSVLRYTPVLLYDGSKASQECLECLSAHPNVVEALKSGGKGSLVLEGLRRTSGLRYCAETACRGAVEVRYDSGILDLEVESTGALKPEKIVELALRELEEKVKRFAEAVESVGVEES from the coding sequence GTGGCTACGTCCCAGGAGCGTAGTGTTGATGTAGTGGAGCTAGATGGCCTCAGGATAAGGCTTAGGATAAAGGGTTATCCCGTCGTCCTTGTTAACGCGGTGAGGAGGACCGTTTTGAGCGATGTACCCACAATGGCTGTGGACTACGCCTACATATTCGATAACACTACTGCAGTCTACGACGAAATGGTAGCCCACAGGCTTGGCCTGGTTGTTCTAGACAGCAACGAGGCTGTAGAGAAGTATAAGAGGCCTGAGGAGTGCGCTGGTAAGGAGCCTAGCGAGGAGGATTGTTTCGTGGAGGTGAGCCTGGAGGCCGAGGTAGAGGCTGAGGGTGAGACGGGCAGGTATATAACAGCAGGCGACCTGTCGATAAGCGATCCCCAGGTAAAGCCAGTCTATCCCGATACCCCCCTCATATACGTGGCGCCCGGCCAGAGGATTCATGTCCAGGCCTTCGCACGCCTCGGAAGGGGCAGGGAGCATACCAAATGGTCGCCCGCGAGCCTCTCGGTTCTCAGGTACACCCCCGTACTACTATACGACGGCTCGAAGGCCAGCCAAGAATGTCTCGAATGCCTCTCAGCCCACCCAAATGTTGTGGAGGCACTAAAATCGGGGGGTAAAGGGAGCCTGGTTTTAGAGGGTCTAAGGAGGACAAGCGGGCTGAGATACTGCGCTGAAACAGCGTGCCGAGGAGCCGTAGAGGTCCGCTACGACAGCGGCATACTGGACCTCGAGGTGGAGTCCACGGGCGCCCTCAAGCCGGAGAAGATCGTGGAGCTTGCTCTCCGGGAGCTGGAGGAGAAAGTTAAGAGGTTTGCAGAGGCCGTAGAGAGTGTGGGTGTAGAGGAGTCATGA
- a CDS encoding 50S ribosomal protein L18e: protein MRPTGPTSLVTRRIVSELRRAARRNSAPVWRRVAELLERPRRRRAEVNLSKINRYASDGEMVVVPGKVLGTGSLEKKVTVAALSFSLQALVKIRLSGSRAITLEQAVRENPRGSRTRIII, encoded by the coding sequence ATGAGGCCCACCGGACCCACTAGCCTGGTTACCCGGAGGATAGTAAGCGAGCTTAGAAGGGCTGCAAGGAGGAACTCAGCGCCTGTATGGCGGAGGGTTGCGGAGCTTCTTGAGAGGCCGCGTAGGAGGAGGGCCGAGGTTAACCTGAGCAAGATAAACAGGTACGCCAGCGACGGGGAGATGGTTGTGGTGCCAGGTAAGGTCCTCGGGACTGGGTCGCTGGAGAAGAAGGTTACAGTGGCCGCCCTCTCCTTCAGCCTCCAGGCCCTGGTCAAGATAAGGCTCTCGGGCTCTAGGGCTATAACCCTGGAGCAGGCTGTCAGGGAGAACCCCCGGGGGAGCAGGACGCGCATAATAATATAG
- the rplM gene encoding 50S ribosomal protein L13 yields the protein MAGDGESREIVVDGSGMIMGRLASLVAKLLLAGWSVKVVNAEKIVLSGDPKMVVESYRRTVLGVKSRFSHKWRPKRPRTPQRLFKHAVRGMLPRNKARGRVALSRLKVYVGVPEELKNRELVRFPEADASRLGAHFIELGAVARQLGWKGGVEK from the coding sequence TTGGCCGGCGATGGAGAATCTAGGGAGATCGTTGTTGACGGGTCCGGCATGATAATGGGCCGCCTGGCCAGCCTGGTGGCCAAGCTCCTGCTGGCCGGGTGGAGTGTGAAGGTGGTTAACGCCGAGAAGATAGTGTTGAGCGGCGACCCGAAGATGGTTGTGGAGAGCTATAGGAGGACGGTCCTGGGGGTTAAGAGCCGCTTCAGCCATAAGTGGAGGCCTAAGAGGCCTAGGACCCCCCAGAGGCTGTTTAAACACGCTGTGAGGGGGATGCTGCCCAGGAATAAGGCTAGGGGTAGGGTGGCGCTTTCAAGGCTTAAGGTGTATGTGGGTGTGCCCGAGGAGCTTAAGAACAGGGAGTTGGTTAGGTTCCCCGAGGCCGATGCATCAAGGCTCGGAGCCCACTTTATCGAGCTCGGAGCCGTGGCCAGGCAGCTCGGGTGGAAGGGGGGTGTTGAGAAGTGA
- a CDS encoding 30S ribosomal protein S9 produces MSAEQAPPVERIVISTGKRKRAIARAVIRPGKGRVWINGVPLEIYPIEMARIKMMEPLLIAGESVRNLVDIRVRVEGGGVMGQADAVRMAIARGLVEFFRCEESDDEVCRRMDKISRDLKTAFLEHDRTMLVGDPRRTEPEKYMRYSARRRWQKSYR; encoded by the coding sequence GTGAGCGCCGAGCAGGCCCCACCGGTTGAGAGGATAGTGATATCCACGGGGAAGAGGAAGAGGGCCATAGCGAGGGCTGTGATAAGGCCTGGCAAGGGTAGGGTGTGGATTAACGGTGTCCCCCTCGAGATATATCCGATAGAGATGGCGAGGATAAAGATGATGGAGCCCCTGCTAATAGCGGGTGAGAGCGTAAGAAACCTCGTAGACATAAGAGTTAGAGTAGAAGGAGGAGGTGTAATGGGGCAGGCCGACGCCGTGAGGATGGCGATAGCCCGCGGGCTCGTCGAGTTCTTCAGGTGTGAGGAGAGCGACGATGAAGTGTGTAGGAGGATGGACAAGATAAGCAGAGACCTTAAAACGGCGTTCTTGGAGCACGACAGGACCATGCTCGTGGGTGACCCTAGGAGGACGGAGCCGGAGAAGTACATGAGGTATAGCGCCAGGAGGAGATGGCAGAAGTCGTACAGGTGA
- a CDS encoding DNA-directed RNA polymerase subunit N translates to MLPPVRCFTCGRPLGHLWPRFRELVASGKTPGEALDELGVDRYCCRRTLFTSVTYIEQAAKYRVGIPVPPERLKIWG, encoded by the coding sequence ATGCTACCCCCCGTCAGGTGTTTCACGTGCGGCAGGCCCTTAGGCCACCTCTGGCCCAGGTTCAGGGAGCTGGTGGCCTCGGGGAAGACCCCTGGCGAGGCTCTTGACGAGCTAGGCGTCGACAGGTACTGCTGCAGGAGGACGCTGTTCACCAGCGTGACGTACATAGAGCAGGCCGCAAAATATAGGGTCGGGATACCTGTTCCTCCAGAGAGGCTTAAGATCTGGGGGTGA
- the rpsB gene encoding 30S ribosomal protein S2 — protein MSTQVRETLVPAELYRKAGVVYGTQICTRYMRQFVHRILPEGYYQLDYLKIDERLAIAAKFLSMFEPEKIAVVSVRIYGQKPVRMMCERIGCKAITGRIIPGTFTNPNLEHYVEPDVVMVTDPRMDRQAVVEASKVGVPVVALADTDNSIENLDLVIPANNRGRRSLALIYWILTREILRRRGVLKPDEDLDVSYEEFMARKVFK, from the coding sequence GTGAGCACACAGGTTAGGGAGACGCTTGTCCCCGCGGAGCTCTATAGAAAGGCTGGCGTGGTATACGGCACCCAGATATGCACTAGGTATATGAGGCAGTTTGTCCACAGGATACTGCCTGAGGGGTACTACCAGCTAGACTATCTCAAGATCGATGAGAGGCTGGCGATAGCGGCCAAGTTCCTCTCAATGTTCGAGCCTGAGAAGATAGCTGTGGTCAGCGTCAGGATATACGGTCAGAAGCCTGTGAGGATGATGTGTGAGAGGATAGGGTGCAAAGCCATAACCGGCCGTATAATACCGGGCACCTTCACCAACCCGAACCTAGAGCACTATGTAGAGCCGGACGTTGTCATGGTCACAGACCCCAGGATGGACAGGCAGGCCGTTGTGGAGGCCAGCAAAGTAGGCGTCCCTGTAGTAGCCCTAGCAGACACAGACAACAGCATAGAGAACCTCGACCTAGTCATACCGGCTAACAACAGGGGGAGGAGGAGCCTAGCCCTCATCTACTGGATACTGACGAGGGAGATACTGAGGAGGAGGGGTGTGCTAAAGCCTGACGAGGACCTCGACGTGAGCTACGAAGAATTCATGGCCAGGAAAGTGTTCAAATAG
- a CDS encoding RNA-binding domain-containing protein yields MEGTRSRVRVTVEAEVRPTEDREKVLKAVRNVVEPDTVRFEKIGSTEILVGESSTLASLSRLHSILRAERILDAARGAMKKGLQGPDRMIIHLHKQAAYKGRLSFVSSDHESPMGAIRITIEHPNVREVIDWLAPPTVRGRPVFERRMPE; encoded by the coding sequence GTGGAGGGGACCCGTAGTAGGGTTAGGGTGACTGTGGAGGCCGAGGTCAGGCCTACCGAGGATAGGGAGAAGGTTTTGAAAGCCGTTAGGAACGTGGTGGAGCCCGATACAGTCAGGTTTGAGAAGATCGGGAGCACGGAGATACTCGTGGGGGAGTCGTCAACCCTAGCAAGCCTCTCCAGGCTGCACAGCATACTGCGGGCTGAGAGGATACTGGATGCGGCCAGGGGGGCAATGAAGAAGGGCCTGCAGGGCCCTGACAGGATGATTATACACCTCCACAAGCAGGCCGCTTACAAGGGCAGGTTAAGCTTCGTGTCAAGCGACCACGAGAGCCCCATGGGAGCTATAAGGATCACGATAGAACACCCCAACGTGAGGGAGGTTATAGACTGGCTCGCGCCCCCCACTGTCAGGGGGAGGCCAGTCTTCGAGAGGAGGATGCCCGAGTAA
- a CDS encoding AAA family ATPase has product MAPPQGLIVAVTGLPGSGKSVAARIIAEELGVEVRVMGDVVREETVRRGLEPTPENVERVARTLREELGRAAVARLLIERLEPGRSYVLDGLRSVEEAEVLASAGWRVFVVGVYAPRKRRLERLMRRRRAGETLEEVLALRDASNLKLGVGEALALSDYLIVNTGSLEDLELEARRAARVAACGGDP; this is encoded by the coding sequence TTGGCCCCGCCCCAGGGGCTCATAGTAGCCGTTACCGGGCTTCCGGGAAGTGGTAAGAGCGTTGCAGCCAGGATAATCGCTGAGGAGCTTGGGGTGGAGGTTAGAGTTATGGGTGATGTGGTTAGGGAGGAGACGGTTAGAAGAGGGTTGGAGCCGACGCCCGAGAACGTTGAGAGGGTTGCAAGGACGCTCAGGGAGGAGCTTGGGAGGGCTGCAGTAGCGAGACTCCTCATAGAAAGGCTAGAGCCCGGGAGGTCCTATGTCCTAGACGGGCTTAGAAGCGTTGAGGAGGCTGAGGTCCTCGCCAGCGCCGGGTGGCGGGTGTTCGTGGTTGGCGTGTACGCGCCGAGGAAGAGGAGGCTTGAGAGGCTTATGAGGAGGCGGAGGGCCGGCGAGACTCTAGAGGAGGTCCTGGCTCTTAGGGACGCCAGCAACCTAAAGCTCGGGGTGGGTGAGGCTTTAGCCCTCTCGGACTATCTAATAGTAAATACTGGGAGCCTGGAGGACCTTGAGCTCGAGGCTAGAAGGGCTGCGAGGGTGGCGGCCTGTGGAGGGGACCCGTAG
- a CDS encoding aminotransferase class V-fold PLP-dependent enzyme, giving the protein MSSSWLTEVRSRIPIFSRKIYLDTAGAGPLTLDVKEAVEGFLDLWNREGEPWGEALEDIVEARRLFASMVGAKLEEVAAVPGVSYGLNAFLSSLKLPRESNVVVSETNFPTGVYTFHAMARRGLIREVRIARATDGCVGLDGFERLVDDNTSIVYVDMVSWITGCRENLRALAELAHSHGALMVSDVFHAAGVHPLDVKKLGLDAAFTGSYKWLLGLHGGGFAYVSQELLPSLDPMFSGWMAIDDSVMERLARGEPLFSRPFDLSEFRRARDAKVLEWGTWPAIAFVSLKASLKLLTVYDAPGLYNSHTGRLVQRLIDSLASMGVETVTPRGMTAGIVVFRHREPERLGRFLESRGIVASVRPGSIRVSIHFYNSSEDLDALLEALEEFGG; this is encoded by the coding sequence TTGAGCAGCTCTTGGCTAACAGAGGTTAGGTCTCGGATCCCCATATTCTCCAGGAAGATATATCTCGACACCGCCGGCGCTGGCCCCCTGACGCTCGACGTCAAGGAGGCTGTAGAGGGTTTCCTCGACCTGTGGAACAGAGAGGGGGAGCCTTGGGGCGAGGCTCTGGAGGACATAGTGGAGGCGAGGAGGCTTTTCGCCTCTATGGTGGGGGCGAAGCTGGAGGAGGTGGCTGCCGTACCCGGGGTGTCATACGGGCTTAACGCATTCCTCTCCAGCCTGAAGCTCCCGCGGGAGTCTAACGTTGTGGTGAGCGAGACCAACTTCCCCACCGGCGTCTATACGTTCCACGCCATGGCTAGGAGGGGGCTTATACGAGAGGTGAGGATAGCCCGCGCCACCGACGGCTGCGTGGGCCTCGATGGGTTCGAGAGGCTTGTTGACGACAACACCTCCATAGTATACGTGGACATGGTCTCCTGGATAACGGGGTGTAGGGAGAACCTGAGGGCCCTCGCCGAGCTGGCCCACAGCCACGGTGCGTTGATGGTGAGCGACGTCTTCCACGCCGCGGGCGTCCACCCTCTCGACGTTAAGAAGCTAGGGCTTGACGCGGCGTTTACAGGGAGCTACAAGTGGCTCCTAGGCCTCCACGGAGGCGGCTTCGCCTACGTCTCCCAGGAGCTCCTCCCAAGCCTCGACCCCATGTTCTCCGGCTGGATGGCTATCGACGACTCTGTGATGGAGAGGCTTGCGAGGGGGGAGCCCCTCTTCTCGAGGCCCTTCGACCTCTCAGAGTTTAGGAGGGCGAGAGACGCTAAGGTGCTGGAGTGGGGGACATGGCCCGCCATAGCGTTCGTGAGCCTAAAGGCTTCTCTAAAGCTCCTCACCGTCTACGACGCGCCCGGCCTCTACAACAGCCACACGGGAAGGCTGGTCCAGCGGCTCATAGACTCGCTAGCCAGCATGGGGGTAGAGACTGTGACCCCACGGGGCATGACGGCTGGTATAGTGGTTTTCAGGCATAGGGAGCCGGAAAGGCTAGGCAGGTTCCTCGAGTCCCGCGGTATAGTGGCGTCCGTCAGGCCCGGGAGCATCAGGGTTTCAATCCACTTCTACAACTCTAGCGAGGACCTGGACGCGCTGCTAGAGGCCCTGGAGGAGTTCGGCGGGTGA
- a CDS encoding arginine--tRNA ligase, which yields MVNSIDPLTRLHGIVSSYLSEVLGVDIGVVERLLAPPPRREYGDLGFPLMRFARSSNASADSIVESLRGKLWERGITWASPRLEAGYLNIVFDVEKLGDEVFRLLSSGWRPSMARTSRPETIVVEHTSANPIHPLHLGHARNSSLGDALARLLKARGHRVNTRFYIDDVGRQAVVASLGFRLSGVTPGELASRMGVKVDHAVGWVYAVTHNALEAVAARRRGETSKVDEALSILARLKERGDKEVFERILESVGSLEDPERLVSDMMRRYERGEEPEKSLIRGVVSAVLEGFRETLRRFGVDFDDWDWESDLLWSRLVEKIIEEARRSPFLTVHKDAIALDIPRIAREVLARDPEASSYIKLPKSLEIPPLILVRSDGTTLYTTRDLAYSVYKFRVTGADRVINVIGADQRLPQLQIRLALLGLGYRREALNMMHYDYEIVSLPGRRMSSRRGEYVTLDELLDMAKARSVREVESRNPGADRGWIEATAEKIAVGAIRFALVRPGRLKPITLDVERILDLKENTAPYLQYTHARASSILEKHGEIDYLKAHPASLEEGARREIFVEALRFPLVSAKAADDLAPEDLASYLLRLADMFNSWYQKDSVIHEEWEGARHAKAALVLLVKSVIGEGLRLLGVEPLEKM from the coding sequence GTGGTGAACTCGATAGACCCCCTGACGAGGCTCCACGGTATAGTGTCGAGCTACCTATCCGAGGTCCTCGGCGTTGATATAGGCGTTGTGGAGCGCCTCCTAGCCCCCCCGCCTAGGAGGGAGTATGGTGACCTTGGATTCCCGCTTATGAGGTTCGCCAGGTCCTCAAACGCGAGCGCTGACTCGATAGTTGAGTCTCTCAGGGGGAAGCTGTGGGAGAGGGGGATAACGTGGGCCTCCCCAAGGCTCGAGGCCGGCTACCTCAACATTGTCTTTGACGTGGAGAAGCTGGGGGACGAGGTTTTCAGGCTCCTATCATCGGGCTGGCGCCCCTCGATGGCGAGGACCTCCAGGCCGGAGACTATAGTGGTGGAGCACACAAGCGCCAACCCCATACACCCCCTGCACCTGGGGCACGCCAGGAACTCCTCCCTAGGCGATGCTCTCGCAAGGCTGTTGAAGGCTAGGGGGCACAGGGTTAACACGAGGTTCTATATTGACGACGTTGGTAGGCAGGCTGTTGTGGCTTCGCTAGGCTTCAGGCTATCCGGGGTTACGCCTGGGGAGCTTGCTTCGAGGATGGGTGTTAAGGTTGACCACGCCGTTGGCTGGGTCTACGCGGTCACACATAACGCTCTGGAAGCCGTTGCTGCGAGGCGGAGGGGTGAGACCTCGAAGGTTGACGAGGCCCTATCTATACTAGCCAGGCTCAAGGAGAGGGGTGACAAGGAGGTTTTCGAGCGTATACTCGAGTCCGTGGGCTCTCTGGAAGATCCTGAGAGGCTCGTCTCCGATATGATGAGGAGGTATGAGAGGGGTGAGGAGCCTGAGAAGAGCCTCATTAGGGGGGTTGTCTCCGCCGTCCTCGAGGGCTTCAGGGAGACGCTGCGCAGGTTCGGGGTTGATTTCGACGACTGGGACTGGGAGAGCGACCTCCTGTGGAGCAGGCTCGTGGAGAAGATTATAGAGGAGGCTAGGCGTAGCCCGTTCCTGACGGTACACAAGGATGCTATAGCCCTCGACATACCAAGGATCGCCCGCGAGGTCCTCGCCCGAGACCCTGAGGCGTCTTCCTACATAAAGCTGCCTAAAAGCCTGGAGATACCCCCCCTAATACTTGTGAGGAGCGACGGCACCACGCTCTACACGACGAGAGATCTGGCTTATAGCGTGTACAAGTTTAGGGTGACAGGGGCCGACAGGGTTATAAACGTGATAGGGGCTGACCAGAGGCTGCCCCAGCTCCAGATAAGGCTGGCCCTCCTGGGGCTGGGCTACAGGAGGGAGGCCCTCAACATGATGCACTATGACTACGAGATAGTCAGCCTCCCCGGGAGGAGGATGAGCAGCAGGAGGGGGGAGTATGTGACTCTGGACGAGCTCCTGGATATGGCGAAGGCCAGGAGCGTTAGGGAGGTCGAGTCCAGGAACCCCGGCGCCGATAGGGGGTGGATAGAGGCTACTGCGGAGAAGATCGCAGTGGGGGCCATAAGGTTCGCCCTGGTTAGGCCTGGTAGGCTGAAGCCGATAACGCTTGACGTGGAGAGGATACTAGACTTGAAGGAGAACACAGCGCCTTACCTCCAGTACACGCACGCCAGGGCCTCGAGCATCCTGGAGAAACACGGTGAGATAGACTATCTCAAGGCCCACCCGGCCAGCCTGGAAGAGGGTGCTAGGAGGGAGATCTTCGTGGAGGCACTCCGGTTCCCCCTAGTATCGGCAAAAGCTGCCGACGACCTAGCTCCAGAGGACCTAGCATCCTACCTGCTGAGGCTCGCCGACATGTTCAACTCGTGGTACCAGAAGGACAGTGTTATACACGAGGAGTGGGAGGGGGCCAGGCACGCCAAGGCCGCGCTCGTCCTCCTAGTGAAGAGCGTCATAGGAGAGGGGCTCAGGCTCCTGGGCGTCGAGCCCCTGGAAAAAATGTAG
- a CDS encoding RtcB family protein yields MLPVRRIDKYVWMIPQDAKPCMRVPAIVYADDFLIEKMKQDKTLLQAANVACLQGIQKYSIVMPDGHQGYGFPIGGVAAMDIEEENGVISPGGVGYDINCGVRVLRTNLTEEDVRPKLKELVDTLYYNVPSGLGSTGKVKLSIQELDKVLDTGVEWAISRGYGWAEDKEHIEERGSWSLADSSKVSQTAKRRGAEQLGTLGSGNHFLEVQVVERVFDERIAKAYGLFEGQVVVMIHTGSRGLGHQVASDYLMVMERAMRKYGTIPPDRELASIPYNSPEAQNYVRAMAAAANFAWTNRQMITHWTRESFRKVFHQDPDKLGLEIVYDVAHNIAKIEEYDVDGKRKKLVIHRKGATRAFPPGHPEIPRDYMDVGQPVLIPGSMGTGSYILAGVPEGVKSWYTAPHGAGRWMSRSRAKRTKTFNQVLEELAAKGIYIRASNRATVVEEMPEAYKDVDRVAQVAHAVGIGRLVARMRPIGVTKG; encoded by the coding sequence ATGCTTCCTGTTAGGAGGATAGACAAGTACGTGTGGATGATTCCCCAGGACGCCAAGCCTTGTATGAGGGTTCCCGCTATTGTCTATGCCGACGACTTTCTGATCGAGAAGATGAAGCAGGATAAGACGCTTCTCCAGGCAGCCAACGTGGCGTGCCTTCAAGGTATTCAGAAGTACTCTATAGTAATGCCAGACGGACACCAGGGATACGGCTTCCCGATAGGCGGAGTCGCAGCCATGGATATTGAGGAGGAGAACGGTGTCATAAGCCCTGGCGGCGTAGGCTACGATATAAACTGTGGGGTCAGGGTTCTAAGGACTAATCTCACAGAGGAGGATGTTAGGCCTAAGCTGAAGGAGCTTGTGGACACGCTCTACTACAACGTCCCCAGCGGGCTGGGGAGCACTGGCAAGGTTAAGCTGAGCATCCAGGAGCTGGACAAGGTTCTGGACACGGGTGTGGAGTGGGCTATATCCAGGGGATACGGCTGGGCCGAGGATAAGGAGCACATAGAGGAGAGGGGCAGCTGGAGCCTGGCGGACTCGAGCAAGGTCAGCCAGACGGCGAAGAGGAGGGGGGCCGAGCAGCTGGGCACCCTCGGCAGCGGCAACCACTTCCTCGAGGTCCAGGTTGTGGAGAGGGTCTTCGACGAGAGGATAGCCAAGGCTTATGGCCTGTTCGAGGGGCAGGTTGTGGTTATGATACACACTGGCAGCAGGGGTCTCGGCCACCAGGTTGCCAGCGACTATCTAATGGTGATGGAGAGGGCAATGAGGAAGTACGGGACCATACCGCCTGACAGGGAGCTAGCCAGCATACCATACAACTCGCCTGAGGCCCAGAACTACGTTAGGGCTATGGCCGCGGCCGCGAACTTTGCATGGACTAACAGGCAGATGATAACCCACTGGACTAGGGAGAGCTTCAGGAAGGTCTTCCACCAGGACCCGGACAAGCTCGGCCTCGAGATAGTCTATGACGTGGCTCACAACATAGCTAAGATTGAGGAGTACGATGTAGACGGGAAGAGAAAGAAGCTGGTGATACACAGGAAAGGAGCCACAAGAGCATTCCCGCCCGGCCACCCAGAAATACCCAGGGACTACATGGACGTAGGCCAGCCTGTGCTAATACCCGGCAGCATGGGGACAGGAAGCTACATACTAGCCGGCGTCCCCGAGGGAGTGAAGAGCTGGTACACAGCCCCCCACGGCGCCGGGAGGTGGATGAGCAGGTCCAGGGCTAAGAGGACTAAGACGTTCAACCAGGTCCTCGAGGAGCTGGCCGCCAAGGGCATCTACATAAGGGCGAGCAACCGGGCGACCGTCGTGGAGGAGATGCCGGAGGCTTACAAGGACGTCGACAGGGTCGCACAGGTGGCACACGCCGTCGGTATAGGGAGGCTCGTTGCGCGCATGAGGCCTATTGGCGTGACCAAGGGCTAG
- the cyaB gene encoding class IV adenylate cyclase: MGRGVEIESKYRIECGEIETIEAVLRGAGFTFEQESLEVDIYYRHPCRDMLSRDEALRLRVYSGGGGKLTYKGPRMEGGFKAREEIEISLSSVEEARLLLARLGFEEALAVRKRRRYYRGRGVIVTLDSVESLGCFVEIEAGEPESIERVESMLGLRDRRVSETYAEMALKKLRGEG; this comes from the coding sequence TTGGGTAGGGGAGTTGAGATTGAGTCAAAGTATAGGATAGAGTGTGGTGAGATCGAGACCATCGAGGCGGTGTTGCGGGGCGCAGGCTTCACCTTCGAGCAGGAGAGTCTGGAGGTCGACATATACTATAGGCACCCCTGTAGGGACATGCTATCGAGGGACGAGGCGCTCAGGCTTAGAGTCTACAGCGGTGGAGGGGGTAAGCTCACCTACAAGGGGCCGAGGATGGAGGGGGGTTTCAAGGCTAGGGAGGAGATAGAGATCAGTCTCTCCAGCGTTGAGGAGGCCCGCCTCCTACTGGCTAGGCTAGGCTTTGAGGAGGCCCTAGCTGTGAGGAAAAGGCGACGGTACTACAGGGGCAGGGGGGTTATTGTCACCTTGGATAGTGTGGAGTCGCTTGGGTGTTTCGTGGAGATCGAGGCCGGGGAGCCGGAGAGTATAGAGAGGGTGGAGTCTATGCTCGGGCTAAGGGATAGGAGGGTGAGTGAGACTTACGCTGAGATGGCTTTGAAAAAGCTGAGGGGGGAGGGGTAG
- a CDS encoding DUF2118 domain-containing protein yields MSGSAREKRGWGEEYSPEDYRFPELYIEDRTSERSIWVDVERRKYYRGPVEGLKRYGLAVYEHAIKESIDIVGSKVVRSFVVLIPWRGMKGLMLREGTRVKLVEAAGVQVSHFSLEGTRVGERTVLSYILTGKGETRTLRAGVEGVVAIILTDHARHPPAYIYVIADESDIVWLDPAE; encoded by the coding sequence ATGAGCGGGTCTGCGAGGGAGAAGAGGGGGTGGGGGGAGGAGTATAGCCCCGAAGACTACAGGTTCCCCGAGCTCTACATAGAGGACCGCACCTCCGAGAGGAGCATATGGGTGGACGTGGAGCGTCGAAAGTACTACAGGGGGCCTGTCGAGGGGCTGAAGCGCTACGGGCTAGCAGTCTACGAGCACGCTATCAAGGAGTCTATAGACATCGTGGGCTCTAAGGTGGTCAGAAGCTTCGTAGTACTCATACCCTGGAGGGGTATGAAGGGGCTCATGCTGAGGGAGGGCACGAGGGTTAAGCTAGTGGAGGCGGCGGGAGTCCAGGTTAGCCACTTCTCTCTAGAGGGCACTCGTGTTGGCGAGAGGACTGTTCTCTCCTACATATTAACGGGGAAGGGGGAGACGAGGACCTTAAGGGCTGGCGTGGAGGGCGTTGTGGCGATAATACTTACAGACCACGCGAGACACCCCCCAGCCTATATATATGTGATAGCCGACGAGAGCGATATTGTGTGGCTGGACCCGGCCGAATAG